From the Priestia aryabhattai genome, one window contains:
- a CDS encoding AbrB/MazE/SpoVT family DNA-binding domain-containing protein has protein sequence MKSTGIVRKVDDLGRIVIPKELRRVLEIDVKDPVEIFVETDRIILKKYEPNGACAITGEVSSDNVTIADGKLTLSREGMELLLEELKQRNF, from the coding sequence ATGAAATCGACTGGTATTGTAAGAAAAGTAGATGATTTAGGTCGTATCGTAATTCCTAAAGAGTTAAGACGTGTTCTTGAAATAGATGTAAAAGATCCTGTTGAAATTTTTGTCGAAACAGATCGAATTATTTTAAAGAAATATGAGCCGAATGGTGCTTGTGCGATTACTGGCGAAGTATCTTCTGACAACGTAACAATCGCAGATGGCAAATTAACTTTAAGCCGCGAAGGTATGGAGTTATTACTTGAAGAGTTAAAACAACGTAATTTCTAA
- a CDS encoding CHY zinc finger protein: MNKSAPIVKGDTVDSETRCKHYYTDRDIIAIKFYCCNTYYPCYQCHNGHADHDIKRWPKSMFNEKAILCGVCKNELSINEYLTCNSTCPHCHSSFNPGCSLHGHIYFEQKS, encoded by the coding sequence ATGAACAAATCTGCACCTATAGTAAAAGGTGACACAGTGGATTCCGAAACGCGCTGCAAGCACTATTATACTGATAGAGATATTATTGCAATAAAATTTTATTGCTGTAATACATATTATCCATGCTATCAATGTCATAACGGACATGCTGATCACGACATTAAAAGATGGCCAAAATCTATGTTTAATGAAAAAGCTATTCTTTGCGGAGTATGTAAAAATGAGCTATCAATTAATGAATACTTAACATGTAACTCGACTTGCCCTCACTGCCATTCTTCTTTTAATCCTGGATGCAGCCTGCATGGACACATTTATTTTGAACAAAAAAGCTAA
- a CDS encoding glutathionylspermidine synthase family protein, whose protein sequence is MHKEKREKFYKEIEGFWYDLYETEYALYDVHMDSSHIIHSIKEAANQIGELFLKTAPLLRSLDDQTLFSLGFPKASLPYLRLKTMETESVISRLDFAVTADQIKLLELNADTPTFIKELFHVNELVCRHFQVQNPNKPEEKKLALALKHAIFEAYNELDRTNYPNVVFSSHDTHEEDKLTTLYLMKLADVDATYVPLSQLRIVPASTVEEGEHIEAGVYDQYGQKIDVLYRQTYPLEHLIEDEDPSTHEKVGHMLLTLVQQKQVAIINPPSAFLLQSKAVQALIWALHEQNHLFFTKREHHIIETYFLPTYLEEDPFIERKQAFVKKPSFGREGDTVEIYNERGIKIDEDQHKTYQEYAAVYQQFIPLPTAKMKTQTQTIEAHIMYGCFLLNGKASAVGIRAGNQITDNESYYLPIGLK, encoded by the coding sequence ATGCATAAAGAAAAGCGAGAAAAATTTTATAAAGAAATTGAAGGTTTTTGGTACGACTTATATGAAACAGAGTATGCTCTTTATGACGTACATATGGATTCTTCTCATATCATTCATTCTATTAAAGAAGCCGCAAATCAAATTGGAGAATTATTTCTTAAAACTGCACCTTTACTTCGTTCGTTAGATGATCAGACACTTTTTTCTTTAGGATTTCCAAAAGCTAGTCTCCCGTACCTACGACTGAAAACGATGGAAACAGAAAGTGTGATTTCGCGCCTTGATTTTGCTGTTACGGCTGATCAAATCAAGCTTTTAGAACTAAATGCGGATACGCCTACGTTCATTAAAGAATTATTTCATGTAAATGAGTTAGTCTGTCGTCATTTTCAGGTCCAAAATCCTAATAAGCCTGAAGAAAAAAAGCTTGCTTTAGCATTAAAACACGCCATTTTTGAAGCTTATAATGAGCTTGATAGAACGAACTATCCAAACGTTGTTTTTTCTTCTCATGATACACATGAAGAAGATAAGCTAACCACTCTTTATTTAATGAAGCTAGCCGATGTAGATGCTACATACGTTCCATTATCGCAGCTTCGAATTGTCCCTGCCTCTACAGTTGAAGAAGGTGAACATATAGAAGCGGGCGTATATGATCAATATGGACAAAAAATAGACGTACTCTATCGCCAAACTTATCCGCTTGAACATTTAATTGAAGATGAAGATCCGAGTACGCATGAAAAAGTGGGGCACATGCTTTTAACATTGGTACAACAAAAACAAGTAGCAATAATCAATCCGCCTTCTGCATTTTTGCTGCAGTCTAAAGCCGTGCAAGCACTCATTTGGGCTTTGCATGAACAAAATCATCTCTTTTTCACTAAAAGAGAGCATCACATCATTGAAACATACTTTTTACCAACGTATTTAGAAGAAGATCCATTTATTGAAAGAAAACAAGCATTTGTGAAGAAACCATCGTTTGGTCGTGAGGGAGATACCGTTGAAATTTATAATGAACGCGGAATCAAAATAGACGAAGATCAACATAAGACATATCAAGAATACGCTGCTGTGTATCAACAGTTTATTCCTTTGCCAACTGCAAAAATGAAGACGCAAACGCAAACAATAGAGGCTCATATCATGTACGGGTGCTTTTTATTAAATGGAAAAGCAAGCGCAGTAGGAATCCGGGCTGGAAATCAAATTACGGATAATGAATCGTATTATTTGCCGATTGGATTAAAATGA
- a CDS encoding ArsR/SmtB family transcription factor: protein MRKPYQPPKSEIKLTPILHALSDPNRLRIVQCLATRKEQTCSYYQKLNVSKSTLSHHIKVLREAGIIKLRIEGTQHYYSLRLEELEELFPGLLPPIVNIDEQLF from the coding sequence ATGAGAAAACCTTATCAACCACCGAAATCTGAAATTAAATTAACGCCTATTTTACACGCATTGAGTGATCCTAACCGGCTGCGAATTGTACAGTGTTTAGCGACAAGAAAGGAGCAGACCTGTTCGTATTATCAAAAATTAAACGTATCAAAATCAACGCTTTCACATCATATCAAAGTACTTCGCGAAGCTGGAATTATCAAACTACGTATAGAAGGCACGCAGCACTATTATTCCTTGCGTTTAGAAGAACTTGAGGAATTATTCCCAGGCCTGCTTCCTCCTATTGTAAATATAGATGAGCAGTTATTTTAA
- a CDS encoding GrpB family protein, translating to MRKIVQYETKWSLLYQMEKEALLNTLKDFSVDIEHIGSTSVPGLAGSPIVDILIGVKREEDINEVRAILKNKSHVYVAEKEMFVLLKEGVPAAHYPPIMTAKNARKLIPHDARRSHVYVTVSESPYWNERINFREQLRSSERTRKKYESMKYELSKRLWNDISTYEYKKEEFIQRSL from the coding sequence ATGCGAAAGATTGTTCAGTATGAAACAAAGTGGTCGCTTTTGTATCAAATGGAAAAAGAAGCGTTACTTAATACACTAAAAGATTTTTCAGTAGACATCGAACATATTGGAAGCACGTCCGTTCCAGGATTGGCAGGTTCACCAATCGTTGATATTTTAATCGGAGTCAAACGCGAAGAAGACATAAATGAAGTGCGCGCTATATTAAAAAATAAATCTCACGTATATGTAGCGGAAAAAGAGATGTTTGTCTTATTAAAAGAAGGCGTTCCGGCTGCACACTACCCTCCAATTATGACAGCTAAAAATGCTCGTAAGCTCATTCCACATGATGCTAGAAGAAGTCATGTGTACGTAACGGTCAGTGAATCACCTTATTGGAATGAACGAATTAATTTTCGAGAGCAGTTACGCTCGAGCGAACGTACTAGAAAAAAATATGAAAGTATGAAATACGAGCTTTCAAAACGATTGTGGAACGATATTTCTACCTATGAGTACAAAAAAGAGGAATTCATTCAGCGCAGTCTATAA
- the rpsN gene encoding 30S ribosomal protein S14, which translates to MAKKSKVVKEQKRQEIVAKYAQLRQELKEKGDYEALKKLPRDSSPTRLNNRCRVTGRPRGYLRKFEMSRIAFRELAYKGQIPGVKKASW; encoded by the coding sequence TTGGCTAAAAAATCAAAAGTTGTAAAAGAACAAAAACGTCAAGAGATAGTAGCGAAGTATGCGCAATTACGTCAAGAGCTGAAGGAAAAAGGAGATTACGAAGCGTTAAAAAAATTGCCTAGAGATTCTTCGCCAACGCGCTTAAATAATCGCTGCCGCGTTACCGGTCGTCCCAGAGGCTACCTTAGAAAATTTGAAATGTCACGCATCGCTTTTAGGGAATTGGCCTACAAAGGACAAATTCCAGGTGTTAAAAAAGCAAGCTGGTAA
- a CDS encoding putative quinol monooxygenase: MIHLQASMKVNPEKREDFLENVQELIKHSLQEEGNNNYQLFEDAFTPNTFMMIEEWKSEEAIQAHNKSAHFQKFVAFAQTGVLVSPLDVKTLQG, encoded by the coding sequence ATGATTCATTTACAAGCTTCTATGAAAGTTAATCCAGAAAAAAGAGAAGATTTTTTAGAAAATGTACAAGAACTAATTAAGCATTCTTTACAAGAAGAAGGAAATAACAACTATCAATTATTTGAAGATGCTTTTACACCTAATACATTTATGATGATTGAAGAGTGGAAAAGCGAAGAAGCAATCCAAGCGCACAATAAATCAGCTCACTTCCAAAAGTTTGTAGCATTTGCTCAAACTGGAGTACTTGTATCACCTTTAGATGTAAAAACATTACAAGGCTAA
- a CDS encoding undecaprenyldiphospho-muramoylpentapeptide beta-N-acetylglucosaminyltransferase: MSKQVIVFTGGGTAGHVTPNIAIMKELDSEKWDIHYVGSHNGIEKELITKLNVPYHAISSGKLRRYVDMENVKDVFRVAKGVGDARRVLKKLKPSLVFSKGGFVTVPVVMAAKSLNIPVFIHESDLTPGLANKIAQKFATKIFTSFDEAANYFPKEKVQVVGSPIRKELFSGSAANGESWLRFYDKRPILTVMGGSLGARRINEIVRESLPELQKKFQIVHLCGKGNIDTSLEKEPGYRQLEYVNEQLPDVLAATDYVITRGGSNAIFEFLALHKPMMIIPLSKAQSRGDQILNAQSFKKKGYCMVVEEEQLTKELFLREVNELQQQASTMKRTMREATKTDAISILVNEIEKMS, encoded by the coding sequence ATGAGTAAGCAAGTTATCGTTTTTACCGGAGGCGGAACAGCTGGACACGTAACACCAAACATTGCGATTATGAAAGAATTAGACAGTGAAAAATGGGATATCCATTATGTCGGTTCTCACAATGGTATTGAGAAAGAATTAATTACAAAATTAAACGTTCCATATCATGCGATTTCAAGCGGGAAGCTGCGTCGCTACGTGGATATGGAAAATGTAAAAGATGTATTTCGAGTAGCAAAAGGGGTTGGCGATGCACGTCGTGTGCTGAAAAAGTTAAAGCCTTCTCTTGTTTTTTCAAAAGGTGGTTTTGTCACAGTCCCTGTTGTAATGGCTGCTAAATCTTTAAACATTCCCGTATTCATTCATGAAAGTGATTTAACACCGGGATTGGCAAATAAAATTGCGCAGAAATTTGCCACTAAAATTTTCACTTCTTTTGATGAAGCTGCAAACTACTTTCCAAAAGAAAAAGTGCAGGTTGTTGGTTCACCTATTCGAAAAGAGCTATTTAGCGGAAGCGCAGCGAACGGGGAAAGCTGGCTTCGCTTTTATGATAAGCGCCCAATTTTAACCGTTATGGGCGGAAGTTTAGGAGCGCGCCGGATCAATGAAATTGTTCGAGAGTCTTTGCCTGAACTGCAAAAGAAATTTCAAATCGTCCACCTGTGCGGAAAAGGTAATATTGATACAAGCCTTGAAAAAGAGCCGGGCTATCGTCAGTTAGAATATGTAAATGAACAGCTCCCGGATGTTCTAGCGGCAACTGATTATGTGATTACACGCGGCGGATCAAATGCCATCTTTGAGTTTTTAGCTCTTCATAAACCGATGATGATTATTCCTTTATCAAAAGCACAAAGTCGCGGAGATCAAATTTTAAATGCACAATCCTTTAAGAAAAAAGGCTACTGTATGGTTGTAGAAGAAGAGCAGTTAACAAAAGAATTGTTTTTGCGTGAAGTAAATGAGCTTCAGCAACAGGCAAGTACAATGAAGCGTACAATGCGCGAAGCAACAAAAACGGATGCCATTTCGATTCTTGTAAATGAAATTGAGAAAATGAGCTAA
- a CDS encoding oxidoreductase codes for MNQLKTAYEKLFKHFKFVDVLEMKNRLAMGPILTYASRENGEISDIDLTFYEKRVGGVSMVIIGPAFITENGQVARGQIGIHRDHVIRKLHQLTQMIHKRGAKAILQLSHGGRKCVEMENKWQAISPSEKPHKRKGKKPVQMTERDLTYIVQAFGEATTRAMEAGFDGVEIDGGNECLLQQFMSRQANERSDSYGGSAENRFTFALEVIREVTRRATHAGKPFIVGYTLAPKEKGYLGNKVEDTLGWIDRLVHTEIDYLHISALHEPTLRSEENRSLLSSIIKHVNHRVPLVSTGGLTATEVAEAFEQGLALITIEQALVVQPDWVEKVINSDEPASMDVKSLDKDVSLPPEVLTHWKDLHKDYRSF; via the coding sequence GTGAACCAATTGAAGACGGCCTACGAAAAATTATTTAAGCATTTTAAATTTGTTGATGTTCTTGAGATGAAAAACCGATTAGCAATGGGACCTATACTCACATACGCTTCACGGGAAAACGGGGAAATATCCGATATCGATCTGACTTTTTACGAAAAACGAGTAGGGGGCGTCAGTATGGTAATTATCGGCCCCGCATTTATCACAGAAAATGGCCAAGTAGCACGTGGTCAAATCGGAATTCATCGTGATCATGTAATACGAAAGCTTCATCAACTGACTCAGATGATTCATAAAAGAGGAGCTAAAGCGATTCTTCAACTATCACACGGGGGAAGAAAATGCGTAGAAATGGAAAATAAGTGGCAAGCAATTAGCCCGAGTGAAAAGCCTCATAAACGTAAAGGCAAAAAGCCTGTTCAAATGACCGAGCGCGATCTGACTTATATTGTTCAAGCATTTGGCGAAGCTACCACAAGAGCTATGGAAGCAGGGTTTGATGGAGTGGAAATTGACGGAGGAAATGAATGTTTACTGCAGCAGTTTATGTCAAGGCAAGCAAATGAACGAAGTGATTCTTATGGAGGAAGCGCAGAAAATCGCTTCACTTTTGCGCTTGAAGTTATTCGTGAAGTGACGCGTCGAGCAACTCATGCGGGTAAACCATTTATTGTGGGGTATACATTAGCGCCCAAAGAAAAAGGATATTTAGGAAATAAAGTGGAAGATACCCTTGGGTGGATTGATCGTCTTGTTCATACAGAAATTGACTATTTACATATTAGTGCTTTGCATGAACCTACCTTAAGGAGTGAAGAAAATCGTTCACTGCTTTCTTCGATTATTAAGCACGTTAATCACCGGGTCCCTCTTGTGAGTACAGGAGGCCTTACGGCAACAGAAGTAGCAGAAGCTTTTGAGCAAGGGCTGGCTTTAATTACGATTGAACAAGCATTAGTCGTACAGCCAGATTGGGTGGAAAAAGTGATAAATAGCGATGAGCCTGCTTCTATGGATGTGAAGTCATTAGATAAAGATGTGAGTTTGCCTCCTGAAGTGCTAACTCACTGGAAAGACCTGCATAAAGACTACCGCTCTTTTTAA
- a CDS encoding SH3 domain-containing protein: protein MNKKHIMYTAVSSVLLSSSLLLHSIDADAAESAKVTATSLNVRAMPSTSGAIVGKITKGNTVNIVDESKGWAKITYNGKEAWISSQYINKTQTNSTSTANSISKSATVNASSLNVRSSASTSASIVTNLSRNSEVTVVKESGSWSQIKTAAGQTGWVASQYLKAGSGSSTPTNDSGSTSSKSAVVNASSLNVRSSASTSASIVTNLPRNSKVTVLKESGSWSQIKTAAGQTGWVASQYLKADSGQSSQTAHSIQISKASNLRTQPSLSARIIRVAKAGERFKKISEANDWVQIQYSASQTAWVSKGLTAPAGSTTSASLPAPSAALKDKIIVVDAGHGGYDPGTSGKSSIEKNLALTTAKLVASRLANSGANVFMTRSNDTFISLSGRVNVSEAKHADAFISIHYNASTSSSANGIASFYYSEAKDKELAKYIQESMAENAPSMKDMGVRFGDYYVTRENNQRAVLLELGFLSNSHDEQIVSSNAYQQQISTGIYQGIARYFAANK, encoded by the coding sequence ATGAATAAAAAACATATTATGTACACAGCCGTTTCTTCTGTTCTTTTAAGCTCTTCATTGCTTTTGCATTCGATTGATGCAGACGCAGCTGAATCGGCCAAAGTAACTGCTACATCGTTAAATGTACGCGCGATGCCTAGTACAAGCGGTGCCATCGTTGGAAAAATAACGAAGGGAAACACCGTTAATATAGTAGATGAAAGCAAAGGATGGGCTAAAATTACGTATAACGGTAAAGAAGCTTGGATTTCATCTCAATACATAAACAAAACACAAACAAACAGTACGTCTACGGCAAATTCGATATCCAAGTCAGCGACCGTTAACGCAAGTTCATTAAACGTTCGTTCTTCGGCAAGCACAAGCGCGTCCATCGTGACGAACTTATCGCGCAATTCGGAAGTAACGGTAGTAAAAGAAAGCGGATCTTGGTCACAGATCAAAACGGCAGCGGGTCAAACGGGCTGGGTAGCGAGTCAGTATTTAAAAGCGGGCTCTGGTTCTTCTACTCCCACTAACGACTCTGGTTCTACGTCATCCAAGTCAGCGGTCGTTAACGCAAGTTCATTAAACGTTCGTTCTTCGGCAAGCACAAGCGCGTCTATTGTGACGAACTTACCGCGCAATTCAAAAGTAACGGTGTTAAAAGAAAGCGGATCTTGGTCACAGATTAAAACGGCAGCGGGTCAAACGGGTTGGGTGGCGAGTCAGTATTTAAAAGCTGATTCTGGACAGTCTTCACAAACAGCCCATTCGATTCAAATTTCAAAAGCTTCAAATTTGCGTACTCAGCCGAGCTTAAGTGCGAGAATTATTCGTGTAGCAAAAGCAGGTGAAAGATTCAAAAAAATAAGTGAAGCAAATGACTGGGTGCAAATTCAGTACTCTGCGAGTCAAACAGCATGGGTATCAAAAGGGCTAACAGCTCCGGCTGGTTCCACAACTTCAGCTAGTTTACCTGCTCCATCTGCTGCTTTGAAAGATAAAATTATTGTAGTAGACGCTGGGCACGGCGGATATGATCCTGGCACTTCAGGTAAATCATCAATTGAGAAAAATCTAGCGTTAACAACAGCAAAACTTGTTGCAAGCCGCTTAGCTAATTCTGGAGCAAATGTATTTATGACGCGTTCAAACGATACCTTTATTTCACTAAGCGGACGTGTGAACGTTAGTGAAGCAAAGCATGCAGATGCATTTATCAGCATTCACTATAACGCTTCTACTTCATCTTCTGCGAACGGCATTGCGTCATTTTATTACAGTGAAGCCAAAGATAAAGAATTAGCAAAATATATTCAAGAAAGCATGGCTGAAAACGCGCCTTCTATGAAGGATATGGGCGTTCGTTTTGGCGATTATTATGTTACTCGAGAAAACAACCAGCGTGCTGTACTGCTTGAATTGGGCTTTTTATCAAATTCTCACGATGAGCAAATTGTTTCTTCTAACGCGTATCAGCAGCAAATATCTACAGGTATTTATCAAGGAATTGCTCGATATTTTGCAGCTAATAAATAA
- a CDS encoding DUF4397 domain-containing protein has product MKRLFVMVAVIAFLALSRMLVFAAETPPAADERTAQNAEVRIVHASPDAPAVDIFVDDKALVEGTKFKDVSNSLPLSAGSHKVEVYEAKTKGTKDSIIEATLVVDGGKSYTVAAVNKAENLELQAFTNNKQGMDGKASLRVAHLSPDAPAVNVGPKGAAPLFKDLSFKSISGYQVVNPGSYDLSVSTEDGKEILSLPGTNLQSGKNYTVLAVNTADKLETIVLQDN; this is encoded by the coding sequence ATGAAACGACTCTTCGTAATGGTAGCAGTGATTGCATTCTTGGCACTTAGCCGCATGTTAGTATTTGCCGCTGAAACACCTCCTGCTGCAGATGAGCGAACAGCCCAAAATGCAGAAGTTCGCATCGTTCATGCTTCACCGGATGCTCCAGCTGTAGACATTTTTGTGGATGACAAAGCCTTAGTAGAAGGAACAAAGTTTAAAGATGTCTCCAACTCCCTGCCTTTGTCAGCTGGTTCTCATAAAGTAGAAGTATACGAAGCGAAGACAAAAGGAACAAAAGATTCCATCATCGAAGCTACACTTGTTGTAGACGGTGGAAAGTCGTATACAGTAGCAGCTGTAAATAAAGCAGAAAATCTTGAACTACAGGCTTTCACGAATAATAAGCAAGGAATGGATGGAAAAGCCAGCTTACGTGTTGCTCATTTATCTCCTGATGCTCCTGCGGTAAATGTAGGTCCTAAAGGCGCTGCTCCTTTATTTAAAGATCTGTCTTTTAAAAGCATTTCAGGTTATCAAGTAGTAAATCCGGGTTCGTACGATCTATCTGTTTCCACAGAGGATGGAAAAGAAATACTAAGTCTTCCCGGAACAAACCTTCAGAGCGGTAAAAACTATACGGTTCTTGCAGTAAATACTGCTGACAAGCTTGAGACAATTGTTTTACAAGATAATTAA
- a CDS encoding DinB family protein, which produces MTVEQITYHFLAHRNVTNELINKIEAGHYDYKPAPTSMSAFDLSTHILTSFYAFASVVKSGDLSPLGQKADFSGKSLSDLSAEYTKKTVDVLRSLSEDDLNKTIDTTAAFGRKLTGSQILQMAIDHEIHHKGNLYVYVREMGHTDLPLFVQFG; this is translated from the coding sequence ATGACAGTTGAACAAATTACTTATCACTTTTTAGCCCATCGAAACGTAACCAATGAATTAATCAACAAAATTGAAGCAGGTCACTACGACTACAAGCCTGCTCCAACATCTATGTCCGCTTTTGACCTATCTACGCATATTTTAACATCTTTTTATGCATTTGCATCAGTGGTAAAATCCGGCGATTTATCTCCACTTGGTCAAAAAGCTGATTTTAGTGGTAAGTCATTATCAGACCTTTCAGCTGAATATACGAAAAAAACAGTAGACGTATTACGCTCACTTAGCGAAGATGATTTAAACAAAACAATTGACACAACTGCAGCGTTTGGAAGAAAGCTTACTGGAAGTCAAATTTTACAAATGGCCATTGACCACGAAATTCATCATAAAGGAAATTTATACGTATACGTGCGTGAAATGGGTCATACGGATCTTCCTCTATTTGTTCAGTTCGGTTAA
- a CDS encoding sulfite exporter TauE/SafE family protein, whose amino-acid sequence MKKLITFALIGFLAQLIDGSLGMAYGVTSTTLLLTFGIAPAVASASVHLAEVVTTAASGVSHIKFGNVDKSMVLKLIIPGSIGAFVGACFLSNLPGDAVRPYVSTFLLLLGVYVLFRFLFTFKTNEEKSTKPLSTKQSIPLGLIAGFADATGGGGWGPIATPVLLAKKGTTARKVVGTVDTSEFAIAVSATLGFLISLGWEQVNWFWVGALMIGGIIAAPIAAWFVRIIPAHLLGSLVGGFIILTNARTLLNTWVSSSTTQIAVYAFIFIVWAAAIIYSLLQGKKYNQNRNVEVS is encoded by the coding sequence ATGAAAAAGTTAATTACATTTGCACTTATTGGCTTTTTAGCTCAGTTAATTGATGGATCACTCGGAATGGCATACGGGGTGACATCAACTACGCTACTTTTAACGTTTGGAATTGCACCAGCTGTGGCTTCAGCATCTGTTCACTTAGCAGAAGTTGTAACAACAGCAGCCTCTGGCGTTTCACATATTAAATTTGGAAACGTAGATAAATCGATGGTTTTAAAACTGATTATCCCTGGTTCCATCGGGGCTTTTGTGGGAGCCTGCTTCCTAAGTAATTTACCCGGAGATGCAGTAAGACCTTACGTCTCAACATTCTTATTGCTCCTAGGAGTTTATGTGTTATTTCGCTTTTTATTTACGTTTAAAACAAATGAAGAAAAGAGCACCAAACCTTTATCAACGAAGCAGTCCATTCCGTTAGGATTAATTGCTGGATTTGCTGATGCTACAGGAGGCGGCGGCTGGGGGCCGATTGCAACGCCTGTATTGCTAGCTAAAAAAGGCACAACGGCACGGAAAGTCGTTGGGACCGTGGATACAAGTGAATTTGCTATTGCCGTCTCGGCTACACTTGGCTTTTTAATTTCTCTTGGGTGGGAGCAGGTAAACTGGTTCTGGGTAGGAGCCCTTATGATTGGCGGAATTATTGCGGCTCCGATTGCTGCATGGTTTGTTCGTATTATCCCTGCTCACTTGCTTGGTTCGCTTGTTGGTGGGTTTATCATTTTAACAAATGCTAGAACACTCTTAAATACATGGGTATCAAGCAGCACAACTCAGATAGCTGTGTATGCATTCATATTTATTGTGTGGGCAGCAGCGATCATCTACTCACTTTTACAAGGAAAAAAATATAATCAAAATCGAAACGTAGAAGTTTCGTAA
- a CDS encoding class I SAM-dependent methyltransferase, which yields MSQTVNQQKIAQVYHLPFVSSFGGSAMNLLSPQAGEHILDIGCGTGEFISQLDKLHVHATGIDCSENMIEQARHQYPTLSFEQLNALNLPYSEQFEAVFSNATLHDIRPPHLVIKNIYNALKPNGRFVAEFWGKGNMDEIFTEIIRQFKTFDIPYRDVDFPWYFPSVAEYSSLLESHNFHVITAIHYSRPFLLKGENGLRNWLETNAAPLFAHVTTETKNVIITRLENRMQDKLFQNGSWLAEAKHIRVHAVKLD from the coding sequence ATGAGTCAAACTGTTAATCAACAAAAAATTGCTCAAGTGTATCATCTTCCGTTTGTTTCTTCATTTGGAGGAAGTGCTATGAACCTTCTTTCTCCTCAAGCTGGCGAACATATTTTAGATATTGGCTGTGGCACTGGTGAATTCATTTCGCAGCTCGATAAGCTTCATGTCCATGCCACGGGCATCGATTGCTCTGAAAATATGATTGAACAGGCTCGTCATCAGTATCCAACTCTATCTTTTGAACAATTAAATGCCCTTAACCTTCCTTATTCCGAACAATTTGAAGCTGTTTTTTCCAATGCAACTTTGCACGACATCCGTCCCCCCCACCTTGTCATTAAAAACATTTACAATGCTTTAAAACCAAATGGCCGATTTGTAGCAGAGTTTTGGGGGAAAGGAAATATGGACGAAATTTTCACAGAAATCATTCGTCAATTTAAAACGTTTGATATTCCTTATCGCGATGTAGATTTTCCTTGGTATTTTCCTTCTGTAGCTGAATATTCTTCCCTTTTGGAATCACATAATTTTCATGTCATCACTGCCATACACTACAGTCGTCCCTTCTTGTTAAAAGGAGAAAACGGCTTGCGTAATTGGCTGGAAACAAATGCAGCTCCTCTTTTTGCTCATGTGACGACAGAAACAAAAAATGTCATCATTACACGCTTAGAAAATAGAATGCAAGACAAGCTTTTTCAAAACGGATCTTGGCTAGCAGAAGCTAAACACATACGTGTACATGCTGTAAAACTAGACTAA
- the lepB gene encoding signal peptidase I: MTTEKTKSDQLRSIFKTIIFAIALVFMIRAFLFSPYIVEGASMNPTLHNGERLFVNKLSYSLHDIRRGDIVIIKDEAKNKHYVKRVIGLPGEKIEMKKDQLYIDDKKVSEPYLKTNRQIANNMDMELTGDFEPVQIPKNEVFVMGDNRLYSMDSRNGLGLIDEKRIVGKSEFVFYPVKKIRKTT, from the coding sequence TTGACTACGGAAAAAACAAAAAGCGATCAATTACGCAGCATATTCAAAACTATTATCTTCGCTATCGCTCTAGTATTTATGATTCGCGCATTTTTATTTTCTCCGTATATTGTAGAAGGCGCTTCAATGAACCCAACGCTGCATAACGGAGAGCGTTTGTTTGTGAATAAACTGTCGTATTCACTCCATGATATTCGCCGCGGAGATATTGTGATTATTAAAGATGAGGCTAAGAATAAGCATTATGTAAAAAGAGTAATCGGTCTGCCAGGTGAAAAAATTGAAATGAAAAAAGATCAGCTTTATATTGATGATAAAAAAGTAAGTGAACCTTATTTAAAAACGAATCGTCAAATTGCCAACAACATGGATATGGAGCTTACAGGAGATTTTGAACCTGTTCAAATACCTAAAAACGAAGTATTTGTAATGGGTGATAACCGTCTGTACAGTATGGATAGCCGCAACGGTCTAGGTCTCATTGATGAGAAACGGATTGTTGGAAAAAGCGAATTTGTATTTTATCCCGTCAAAAAAATAAGAAAAACAACGTAA